GGACCGGACGCCGCGCTACGTACCACCCGTACCCGTTCGGGCAATACCGGACCTACGGATACGTTGTTGAGAGAGATATCCGGCTTCCGGTTGCCGGGCATCTGGGCCGTGGCGTACCCGTGGTCGGGAGACCAGTCCCCCGGGGAATCGACCAGTGCGCGCACGTACCGCGCGATTCCGCTCAGAAAACCATCCAGGCCTTCGGTGCCGGACCCCACGGGCAGGATGCCCAGGGGCGGCAGGGCCCGGTCGAGTCCGGACAGCACCTGCCGGTCCACGGTCAGGACGAATCCCTCATTCAGCCGCCCGGTCCGTCCCGCGGCCGCCACCGCCAGGCGGCCGAAGGTCTCTTCGTCGTCCCGCATGGACGCCAGGTCTTTTGCGGACTGGATCTCTTCCCGGATCTCCCGGTCGGCGAAGGCGGCGGCGATGCCCCCCACCGGAACGCCGACCAGCGCGTATTCGGATCCCCAGCGGTTGCCGGGCATGCGAACGGTCAGCGTGTCCTTAGCGTCCGACACGACTTCCACCCTGCCCCTGAATCTCGCCGTGGTCCAGTCCACCGGCACGGGCCGTTCCCGGTTCCGGTAGTACAGGCTGGGCCGCAGTTCCTGGTCGCCGCGCAGCAGCAGCTCGACCTCTTCCCCCGGCACCGCGCCATCCGGAGGGATGCGCAGGGTCCGGCGGACCACGCGGTATTCGGGTTCGGGCGCGGGTTCCGCTTCGATCTCCTCTCCGGGCGGCGGACCTTCAGGTTCCACGAGCAGCGGTTCGGCGTCGTCGCCCACGAGCAGGCGGGTGCCGGCCCGGGCTTCCACGCTGCCGTCCAGGCCCAGTCCGGCCGGATGGCCGGCGGCCAACTCGAATTGCACCACAGGATTCAGGACGGGACCGGTTTCATGGTCGGCGTTCAGCGCGTGCAGGTTGATATCCAGGCGGGCCAGGACCTCATTGAATTGGTAACGGTCGTGGACACCGGGATTTACCTTCCTTCGTTCGCCGTAGGGCCCGTCGGAAGGCATGGCCAGAACGAGCACTTTGCCGCGCGAGACGAAGTTGATGGCCAGGTCCACTTCCTGGATGCTCATGCCCGGACCGCCGCCGCCCAGCAGCACGATGGCGTCGTAATCCCGGGCGTCCCGTTCCACCATGGCGGGGTAATACGGCCGGTAGTCGACGTCGAATCCCGCATCCGAGAAAGCGCGGATCATCCCGGCGTGCTCTTCCGGATAGGCCATGGCGTAGTCGACGACGAGCAGGCGGGTACCGGCGTCCTGCGGCGCGCTCGTCTCCTGGCGGGCGGATGCCTCCTGCCCCATGAGCGCTTCCTGCCGGGCGGACATCTCCTGCCGGGCGGACACCTCCTGCGGCGCGCTCGCGGCGTGCAGGGGCGACAGGCAGCATACCAGAAAAGCATTCAGGAAAAAATACCGAATGATCTGCATGAAGTTCATTCCGGGGTGTTGTTTCAGGCCGACATACCAAATTACAGCCATACCAGGGTGATCACAAGACGATAAACTGCGCAACGCCCGGCAATCACAGGACCGAGCTCTCCCGCGTAGTCTGGTGGACATTGGCCCGTTGCCGGCAGCATGTACATGCCGTCACCGGTTACGCTAAATGAAAAACCAAAGGCAGGTTAAAAACCAGTTTTTTGGTGACAAACGTTTGTAATGACTGCGATATTCAGAGACAAACACGCGGTTTCACGCATTTTGCGGAATAGCGCGATGGCAAGCGCGTTTGCAGAAAACCGTTTCGAGTCCGTTTGGCCGGCAGGTCGAACTTTCGCAAGGGACGGAACGAACGCGTGGTGGACGACCATGAGAGGTCAGACTATTGAGTGCACGTGATGATCCGTTACGGGAGGTAGAAGCGCTGCGCACACGCAACGCCGCGCTCAACGAGGCGATCCTGCGTATCAGTGCCAGCATGGACTTCGAGACGGTCCTCGAGGAGGTCATGGACAGCGCCAGGTCCCTAACCGGAGCGCGCTATGGCGCCATCGCCATCGTCGACGAGGCCGACATCCTACAGGATTTCTTCTCGACCGGTCTCACCGACGAGGAGCATCGGCGACTGTCGGCATGGCCCGATTGGCCGCGATTATTCGCACACTTCCGCGACCTGACCGGGCCGCTGAGACGGGCGGACTTATCGGAATACGTGCGTAAGACCGGCTATTCGGCGGAAATGCTGCCGGCCGCCTTTGCCTTCCAGGTCGCGCCGATGCGTCATCGCGGCGCGTTTGCCGGAAACCTCTTTCTGATGGGAAAAGCGAACGGCGGGGAGTTCACGGACGAGGACGAGGAGATCCTTATTCTGATCGCCTCGCACGCGGCCGCCGCGATTGCCAACGCGCGCAAGTACCGCGTCGAGCAGCACATCAGGGCCGACCTCGAGTCGCTGGTCGAGACTTCCCCGGTGGGCGTCGTGGTGTTCGAAGCGGTGACCGGCAGTACGGTGTCGTTGAACCGGGAGGCGAAGCGGATCGCGGAGAACCTGCGCCTGCCGGGCAAACCCATTGAAGCCATACTCGAGGTGGCGACCTGCCGTTTCGCCGACGGACGGGAAATCGCGCTGGACCAGTTCTCCCTTGTCCAGGTGCTCCGCACCTCCGAGACGGTGCGTGACGTGGAGGTCGTGATTACCATACCCGACGGCCGCAGCGTGACAGTGCTCGTAAGCGCCACCCCGGTTCGCAGCGAGGACGGCGCGGTGACGTCGATGGTGGTCACCATGCAGGACCTGGCGTCACTGCAGGAACTGGACCGGACGCGGGCCGAGTTTCTCAGCATGGTGAGCCACGAACTGCGTGCGCCGCTGACCTCCATCAAGGGATCGGCGACGACGGTCCTGAACGCCTCGCGGGAACTGGATCCGGCGGAAGTACGCCAGTTCTTCCGGATCATCGATGAACAGGCCGATCTCATGGACAGTCTCATCGGCGACCTGCTCGATGTGGGACGCACCGATACGGGCACGCTGTCGGTCACCCCGGAGCCCTCGGAGGTGACCTTCCTGGTGGACCAGGCCCGCAACACCTTCCTGTCCGCCGGCGCCCGGCACAACGTCCTCCTCGACCTGCCGCCCAATCTGCCCTCGGTGCTCGCCGACCGAAAACGCATCGTGCAGGTGCTGAATAACCTGCTGTCCAACGCCGCCCGTCATTCGACGGCAACGGCACCCATCCGAATCTCGGCCGAGCGGGACGGCGTGTACGTCGCGGTCACGGTGGCCGACGAGGGCCGGGGCATTGCACCGGAACTGCTGGGGCGGTTGTTCCGCAAGTACGGACGCAACGAAGTAGACTCCGGTGTGTCCGGTGGACTGGGCCTTGCCATATGCAAGGGGCTGGTCGAGGCCCACGGCGGGCGCATACGGGCGGAAAGCCCGGGCGTGGGCAAGGGCACGCGCTTCATCTTCACGATTCCCGTCGCGGATACGGGCGTTGAAGATGCCGCGGCCGGCGATGTCCGGCACGTCCCGGGTCAGGTTTCCGAGGGACGCCAGCCGACAACGGTGCTCATCGTGGACGACGACCCGCAAACGCTGCATTACGTGCGCGACATCCTCGCCGACGCTGACTATTCCGCCGTGGTGACAGCCGACCATCGGGAAATCTCGCGCATCATCGAAGCGGAGAAGCCCAAACTGGTCCTGCTCGACCTGATGCTGCCGGGTACCGACGGGATCGAACTCATGCGGACGATTCCCGAGCTCGCCACCCTGCCGGTGATCTTCATTTCGGGCTACGGACGCGACGAGACGATCGCCAGGGCGCTGGAGGCCGGCGCCGAAGACTACATCGTCAAGCCATTCTCGCCGACCGAACTCACGGCCCGGATCGGGGCCATCCTCCGCCGGCGGGCCAATCCGGATCGTTTCGTGCTCGGTGAGCTGGCCATCGATTACGACCGCCGCGAGGTCAAACTCGCGGGTCGGCCGGTGGCGCTGACGGCTACCGAATACGAGGTGCTGCGTGTGCTTTCGCTATGCACGGGTCGGATCGCCACCTACGACACCCTTTTGCGCGAGATCTGGGGCCGGCGCGGCCTCGGCGACACGAGGCTCGTGCGGGCCATCATCAAGCGACTTCGAAGAAAGCTCGGTGAAAGCGCCGACGACCCGTCCTACGTCGCCAACGTGCGCGGCGTCGGCTACCGCCTGATCCGGCCGGGGGATGAGTAGAGGGCACGTAGATCGCGTAGGCCGGGTGACGTGTAAGTCAGCAACCCGCCGTTACACCGCTACCAGTCTGCCGGATCGGGAATCCCGGTGCTGACGATGACCTCGAGGCCGGGTTCGGGCAATGTGCGTCTCGCGGCCTGCTGGGACGCACCCTGTTCGGGCCAGTCATCCAGGACGCCGCGAAGTTCGCCCGTGTAACGATCGAGCAGGAGCGCGGTAGACCGGCCGTCGTCCCGAGTCATCACCGCGAATCCCTCGGGACCGTACAGTTCCAGGTGTTCCAGCCGGCCGAACCAGTCCGGCCGAACGGGGACCGCGAAGACGAAACCGCCGCTTTCACCTTCGCCACAGTCGTTTTCCTCCATTGAAAAACTCAAATTGAAAAGGGTGTTTCCGTCGGCGTCTCCCGCGGCAAGCCGGTATGGTCCACGTTCCCCGGGAAGGGACGGCGGCGCGTCGACGACGAAAGCGGGCTCGAGGTAGAGTTCGCCGTATTCGTCCCTGCCACCCCAGACCAGCAGGCTTCGCCCGGATGGCGGTTGCGGTAATGCGAATACCGGTTCGCCAGCCAGGATCAGCCTGCGGTTCATCATCCTCACAAAGCTGTAGTCGCTGGTCCAGTCAGGCGGTCCGCAATAGGACATGAAATCGGGCATGGACGAGGGTACAAGCTCGTTGTTCCTGTGATCGTACCCCCAGACGCCTATGTTTCCGTCCAGGTACGGAAAGTCGTGTTCGAGAAACGACCGGGTACCGCAGGGCGCGTGCAGCATGTTCAGATTGTGCCCCAATTCGTGCGCCATAAACGCATCGTTCAGCTCGGTTACCGTTACAGCACCAGGTCGCCGGCCAAGTCCCCCGCCACCGGTGACGATGCCCATGTAATAATCGCTCGAACCGTCCATGGTGCGAATCATCGCCACCCTGTCGAGGGTTTTGACCGAACTGATGGGATCAAAGGAGACCGCCACCGGGCTGCGGATTTCGACATTGAATTCATTCACGGGAAGGCGGTCTTTCGACGCGTTGAAGTACTCCGATTCCTCCGTAAGGCCCTGTACCGTAGACACCAGACCCATGTCCGGGTTATCCATCCAGTAGAAGGGCACCACAGTCAGATTGAAGGGCGGCATGTCGACGACTTCCACGGGCCGCCGGCCCGAGGCGGGCAGGCGGCCCGTGGAACCCAGCTCGATGACCATCTCCAGTCCCGGCTGGATGATCGAACCGGGTATCGGCGCGTTGGACGTGGCCTCGATGTCTCCCACATAGACCAGTGAGGGAATGAATCGGTCTGCATTCTCCATTTCCGCGGTAAAAACTTCGACACCGGAATGAAAGAAACGCGCAGTGACACGAGGCATGGGGGCGATGGTATCCGTTTCCGATGCGATGAAGACACGTAGCAGCGCGTCTCTTCCCGCCACCAGGGGAACGGAGGCATCGAACGTCTGGATCGCCTGGATGAGCACAGTCTTCGTCTCCGTCAAAAAGCCCCGGCAGAAGTCTACGTTGGCCGTGGGATTTGCCTGCAGCCAGTCCCGGGATTCGTCATCCTCCCACAGGCACAAACCGGTTCCCCCAATCCGCAGTTCGTCCAGCATCAACTGAAAGATGGATGACGGCAGTACGCCCGATATACCCCCATTGCCGTACAGGTGAAGTTTTCTCAGTCTTGCGAGGCTTCCCAGGGACTCCGGTACGTTTCCGGAAAGGTTGTTATAATAAAGATATAGTTCCTGCAGGTTTTCAAGATCGCCCAGCCCTTCCGGGATGGCCCCGCTCAACTGGTTCCGGTGCAAATCGAGTGTTTCGAGCCGGACAAGCTGGCCCAGTTCAGGCGGGATTTCGCCGGACAATCCGATATCGCCCAGATAGTCCCGCAATCCGGTACCGTAAAGAGAGAGATTCCGCAGGTTTTCAAGATCGCCCAGTTCAGGAGGGATCTGGCCCGTAAACGCGTTTCCGCCCAGGGACAGGATCTCCAGGTTTTTGAGCTGGCCCAGTTCAGGCGGGACTGCGCCGGTCAACCGGCCGTTGGTGATATCCAGCCACTCCAGGCGGACAAGCCGGGCCAGTTCAGGCGGGATTCCCCCTTTTAACTCGTTTTCGCCCAGGGACAGGATCTCCAGGTTTTCAAGCTGCCCCAATGCGGATGGAATGGCACCGGACAACTGGTTGCCACCAATCCCCAGGTGCGTAAGTTTCACAAGCTGGCCCAGTTCGGAGGGGATCTCGCCGGTCAACTGGTTATGGAATAAATCCAGATACTTCAGGTTTTCAAGCCGGCCCAGTTCGGGTGGGATTTCGCCGGTCAACCGGTTGTAGATGATGTCCAGCCACTCCAGGCGGACGAGGCGGGCCAGTTCAGGAGGGATTTCGCCGGTCAACTCGTTACTGTGCAGGGACAGGGTCGTCAGGTCTGCAAGCCGGCCCAACTCGGAGGGAATAGGGCCGGACAACTGGTTGTCGGGCAGCTCTATCCCAATTACCCGTCCGTTCTCGTCGACGCCAATCCCGTGCCAGGTTCCCAGCGGTTCTTCACTCAACCAGTTCGTGTTGTTCGTCCAGTTCGGGCCGTCCGTGGCGTTGTAAAGCGCGACCAGGGCTTCCAGCACCGGATCCGGGTCCGTATCCGAAACGATAATCGCGGCCGTGGCCGATGCGTTTCCCGATCGGGCGGTGACCCGGGTCCTGCCTTCTCCGGCCGCGGTCACAAGCCCCTCCGGACTGACCGCGACTACGGTCGAGTCACCGCTCGACCAGGTTGCGACGGCGCTCATTACAGGATGATCGTTCCGGTCCAGCACGGCCGCGGTCAGTTGAATGGTCGCGCCGATGGACAAGATGATGGAAGGACCCGGTTCGATGACGATACGGTACGCCGCCTGCGCCACCGTGACGTCCACGTTCGTCTGAACATTCCCCGAATGGGCCGTGACGCGCGTTGTCCCGTTACCCGCTGCGGTCACCAGGCCCTGGCTGGAGTCAACGGACGCGACAGCCGCGTCACCGCTAGACCAGAACACCGAAGCGGATGCCATGACCGTGTTGTACTGGTCATAGACCGTGGCGGCAAGTTGCTGCGTCTGGCCGATGGCATTGAAAGTGAAGGATGATGGGGTTATTACGATCCGGGTCGCTATCGACGTCGCTGGGGGAGGCGGGGGAGGTGTGGGCGGGCTGGTCTCTGTCGGACCGTCTTTGCCGCACGTTGTACTTGCGAGCAAAGCCAGATGTACAAAGATCACAACACCACAGCGACGAATGCTGTTCATGATGGCTAAAGCTGAAGGAGAAGAGCGTGTTACATGGGATGTTCCTTTAGAATTTATAGTAAATTTAATGCACTTTCCCTGGCCCGGAAAGTCAACTTTTTAAACTGTTTTGTTTTTAATTAGGCGGTGGGGCTGACTGGCGCAGATCAAGGCAGGATGTTTCTGCGTCGTACCTTACTTTGTTACACCGCCGCCAGCCGCTCCAGCAGGTCCACGCAGCGGTTGGAGTAGCCCCATTCGTTGTCGTACCAGCCGCAGATCTTGACGAGGTTGTCGTCGATGATCATGGTCAGCTCGGCGTCGAATATGCACGAAGCGGGATTGTGCACGATGTCGACGGAGACGATGGGGTCCTCGCAGTACTCGAGGATGCCGCTCAGGGGGCCCTTCGCGGCGGACGCGAAGACGGCGTTGACTTCCTCGGCCGTGGGCACGCGTTCGACCTGGGCCACGAAGTCGGTGAGGGAGCCGTCGGGTACGGGCACGCGGACGGCCATGCCGTTCAGCCGGCCGTTGAGCTCCGGGATCACCTCGCCGATGGCCTTGGCCGCGCCGGTGCTCGTGGGGATCATGGACAGAGCCGCCGAACGGGCGCGCCGGGGGTCCTTGTGGGCGAAGTCGATGATCTGCTGGTCGCTGGTGTAGGCGTGTACCGTGGTCATGGATCCGCGGACGACGCCGAAGTGCTCGTGCAGCACGGACACCATGGGGGCGAGGCAGTTGGTGGTGCAGGAGGCGTTGGAGACCACGCGGTGCCCGTCGTTCAGGATGCCGTCGTTCACGCCCATGACGATGGTCGCGTCCACGTTGGTCGCCGGCGCGGAGATCAGCACCTTCTTCGCCCCTGCCGAAAGGTGGGCCGAGGCCTGTTCCCCGTCGGTGAAGATCCCGGTGGACTCCACCACCAGGTCCACGCCGCGGTCGCCCCAGGGCAGGTTCGCCGGATCCCGTTCGGAGACGATCTCGATCTTGTCGCCGTTCACCGCGAGTCCGCCGTTCACGGCCTCCACCGGATGGTCGTACCGGCCGTGGACGGAGTCGAATTTAAGCAGGTGGGCCAGCGTCGCGTTGTCGGTCAGGTCGTTGATCGCGGCTACGTCGAAGCCGCCGCGTTCCGTCATGGCGCGAAAGACCATGCGACCGATACGGCCGAATCCGTTGATTCCGACCTTGATTCCCATGATGCGCATTGCCTCCAAAAGTTTCGGGAAACCGTCCCGCGCGTACGGGCCGATTTCCCTTAGTCCAATCCGGCTCTGGCCGGTTCGTTATCTACGTTATTTAAGGCGCGCGGCCGCTATTTAAGGCGCCGGACCGCTATCTTACAAGGCGCGCGCTATGCTCCTGTGTCTTTCCGCCGGGCAGCCGCGCTGCTCAACCCTCCAGCAGGCCCCGCAGCACATATTGCAGGATACCGCCGTGGCGGTAGTACTCCACCTCGACCGGGGTGTCGATGCGCACGATGGTGTTGAATGTCCTCGTGGCGCCGTCCGCGGCGGTCACGCAGACACGGACGCGCTGCCGGGGGGTGATGCCGCCCTCGATCCCCTCGAAATCGTAGGTCTCGAAACCGGTCAGGCCGAGCGATTCGGCGCTCTCCCCTTCCTCGAACTGGAGGGGCAGGATGCCCATGCCGATGAGGTTGCTGCGGTGGATGCGTTCGTAGCTTTCCACGATCACGGTCCGGACGCCGAGGAGGTTGGGCCCTTTGGCGGCCCAGTCCCGGGACGAGCCGGACCCGTATTCCTTGCCGGCGATTACCACCAGGGGCGTGGCCGATTCGCGGTAGGCCATGGCGGCATCGTAGATGGCGACCGGTTCGGCGTCGGGCGCGGTCTTCGTCCAGCCGCCTTCCGTGCCCGGCGCCAGGCGGTTGCGCAGCCGGATGTTGGCGAAAGTGCCCCGCATCATGACTTCATGGTTGCCCCGACGGGCGCCGTATGAATTGAAGTCCTTCGGCGCCACGCCGCGCTCGACCAGGTACCGGCCCGCGGGGCTGTCGGCCTGGATCGAACCGGCCGGCGAAATGTGGTCCGTCGTGACGGAATCGCCGAGTATCGCCAGCACCCGGGCGCCGCGGATGTCTGTGATATCGCCGGGCGCCATCGACATGTCGTCGAAGTAGGGCGGGAGCTTGACGTAGGTGGAGACTTCGTCCCAGGCATAGGACTCGTCGTCCGTCGCGGCAAGTTCGGCCCAGCGGTCGTCGCCCGTGAAGACGTCGGCGTAGATCGACTGGAACATCTCCCGGCGTACGGAGGTTCGCACGGCCTCCCGCACTTCCCCGGGTGTGGGCCAGATGTCCCGGAGATAGACTTCGTCGCCCTCGGGATCGGTTCCAATGGGCTCGTTGTACAGGTCCACGTCCATGCGCCCGGCGAGGGCGTAGGCCACCACGAGCGGCGGCGAGGCCAGGTAATTGGCCTTCACGATGGGGTTCACGCGGCCTTCGAAATTCCGGTTGCCGCTCAGCACCGCGGCCGCGACCAGGTCGGACTCCCGCACCGCGTCGCCGATGGGGGCGGGCACGGGGCCGCTGTTGCCGATGCACGTCGTGCAGCCGTAGCCCACGACGTGGAACCGGAGCTGCTCCAGGTAGGGAAGCAGGCCCATGTCCTCCAGGTACCGGGTCACGACCTGCGAGCCCGGCGCGAGGCTGGTCTTCACCCAGGGCCGGGTGGACAGGCCCCGTTCGACGGCCTTCTTCGCCAGGACCCCGGCGGCCGCGAGCACGGCCGGGTTGGACGTGTTCGTGCAGCTGGTGATCGCCGCGATCACCACCGAACCGTGTCCCAGGTCGAAGGACGATCCGTCCATGTCGACGGGCGCTTTCTTCGTCAGCGTGCCCAGTTCGCCGGGCGCGTGTCCGTTGCCGTCCACCCACTGGTCGACGGTCTCGTCGGACAGGTCCGGGTTCTCGTCGGCCAGCATGGCGGCCAGTTCCTTGCGAAACGACGGCTTGACGCTGGACAGCGATACGCGGTCCTGGGGCCTGCGGGGGCCCGCCATGCTCGGTTCGACGGTGCCGAGGTCGAGTTCCAGGGTATCGGAGAAGACCGGGTCGGGGGTGCCGGGCGTCCGGAACAGGCCCTGTGCCTTCGTATAGGCTTCCGCCAGTTCGATCTCGCCTGCGTCGCGGCCGGTCAGTTCCATGTAGGACAGCGTCTCGCCGTCCACCGGAAAGAACCCCACGGTGGCGCCGTATTCGGGAGCCATGTTGGCGATGGTGGCCCGGTCGGGCAGGGACAGGCTGTCCAGCCCGGGACCATAGAATTCGACGAACTTGCCGACGACGCCGTGTGCCCGGAGCATCTGGGTCACCGTCAGGACCAGGTCCGTCGCCGTGGCCCCGGCCGGCAATGCGCCGGTCATCCTGAACCCCACCACGGACGGGATGAGCATGGATACCGGCTGGCCGAGCATGGCCGCTTCCGCCTCGATGCCGCCCACGCCCCATCCGACCACGCCGAGCCCGTTGATCATGGTGGTATGGGAGTCCGTCCCCACCAGGGTGTCGGGATAGGCGATCGATTCGCCGTCCCGCTCCCGGGCGAACACCACCTTGGCCAGGTACTCGAGGTTGACCTGGTGCACGATGCCCGTGCCGGGCGGGACGACGCGAAAGTTGTCGAAGGCCTGCTGTCCCCACTTGAGGAAACGGTACCGCTCCAGGTTCCGGTCGAACTCGCGGTCCACGTTGGCCGCGAAGGCCCGGCGGGAACCGAACTCGTCCACCTGGACGGAGTGGTCGATGACCAGGTCCACGTCCTGCAGGGGATTGATGCGGTCGGCCGCGCCGCCTAGCTTCCGGATGGCGTCCCGCATGGCGGCCAGGTCGACGACGGCCGGCACGCCCGTGAAGTCCTGCATCAGCACCCGCGCCGGCCGAAAGGCGATCTCCCGTTCGGAGGGCCCGTCCGCGACGCTGCTGGCGACGGCGGCCACGTCTTCGGCGGAAACCGACACGCCATCTTCGTGGCGCAGCAGGTTCTCCACCATGACCTTGAGGGAAAAGGGAAGGCGCGAGATGTCTCCGGCGCCGCCTTCCTCGGCCCTTGAAAGCGAATAGTAGGTACTGGCGCTACCGCCCGCGTTCAATGCGGCTTGGGCACCGAAGCTGTTCAGGTTACGCGGCACTGTTGCCTGTCTCCCGGTCTTCAAGTCATGGATTTTCCAAGAATCCTCAAACTAACGGCTTAACACACGTGGTGTCAAGGACATTCCCGTAGCCGGCCACCCCCGATATGCCCGTTCCATCGGGGTTCGCGGCAGGTACAGATGCCTTGACACCGGGTGGGCTCCGTCCTATCATCGGTACGCCCTGAATCCGGGATGCCG
The genomic region above belongs to Gemmatimonadota bacterium and contains:
- the acnA gene encoding aconitate hydratase AcnA; this translates as MPRNLNSFGAQAALNAGGSASTYYSLSRAEEGGAGDISRLPFSLKVMVENLLRHEDGVSVSAEDVAAVASSVADGPSEREIAFRPARVLMQDFTGVPAVVDLAAMRDAIRKLGGAADRINPLQDVDLVIDHSVQVDEFGSRRAFAANVDREFDRNLERYRFLKWGQQAFDNFRVVPPGTGIVHQVNLEYLAKVVFARERDGESIAYPDTLVGTDSHTTMINGLGVVGWGVGGIEAEAAMLGQPVSMLIPSVVGFRMTGALPAGATATDLVLTVTQMLRAHGVVGKFVEFYGPGLDSLSLPDRATIANMAPEYGATVGFFPVDGETLSYMELTGRDAGEIELAEAYTKAQGLFRTPGTPDPVFSDTLELDLGTVEPSMAGPRRPQDRVSLSSVKPSFRKELAAMLADENPDLSDETVDQWVDGNGHAPGELGTLTKKAPVDMDGSSFDLGHGSVVIAAITSCTNTSNPAVLAAAGVLAKKAVERGLSTRPWVKTSLAPGSQVVTRYLEDMGLLPYLEQLRFHVVGYGCTTCIGNSGPVPAPIGDAVRESDLVAAAVLSGNRNFEGRVNPIVKANYLASPPLVVAYALAGRMDVDLYNEPIGTDPEGDEVYLRDIWPTPGEVREAVRTSVRREMFQSIYADVFTGDDRWAELAATDDESYAWDEVSTYVKLPPYFDDMSMAPGDITDIRGARVLAILGDSVTTDHISPAGSIQADSPAGRYLVERGVAPKDFNSYGARRGNHEVMMRGTFANIRLRNRLAPGTEGGWTKTAPDAEPVAIYDAAMAYRESATPLVVIAGKEYGSGSSRDWAAKGPNLLGVRTVIVESYERIHRSNLIGMGILPLQFEEGESAESLGLTGFETYDFEGIEGGITPRQRVRVCVTAADGATRTFNTIVRIDTPVEVEYYRHGGILQYVLRGLLEG
- the gap gene encoding type I glyceraldehyde-3-phosphate dehydrogenase; its protein translation is MGIKVGINGFGRIGRMVFRAMTERGGFDVAAINDLTDNATLAHLLKFDSVHGRYDHPVEAVNGGLAVNGDKIEIVSERDPANLPWGDRGVDLVVESTGIFTDGEQASAHLSAGAKKVLISAPATNVDATIVMGVNDGILNDGHRVVSNASCTTNCLAPMVSVLHEHFGVVRGSMTTVHAYTSDQQIIDFAHKDPRRARSAALSMIPTSTGAAKAIGEVIPELNGRLNGMAVRVPVPDGSLTDFVAQVERVPTAEEVNAVFASAAKGPLSGILEYCEDPIVSVDIVHNPASCIFDAELTMIIDDNLVKICGWYDNEWGYSNRCVDLLERLAAV
- a CDS encoding Ig-like domain-containing protein — protein: MNSIRRCGVVIFVHLALLASTTCGKDGPTETSPPTPPPPPPATSIATRIVITPSSFTFNAIGQTQQLAATVYDQYNTVMASASVFWSSGDAAVASVDSSQGLVTAAGNGTTRVTAHSGNVQTNVDVTVAQAAYRIVIEPGPSIILSIGATIQLTAAVLDRNDHPVMSAVATWSSGDSTVVAVSPEGLVTAAGEGRTRVTARSGNASATAAIIVSDTDPDPVLEALVALYNATDGPNWTNNTNWLSEEPLGTWHGIGVDENGRVIGIELPDNQLSGPIPSELGRLADLTTLSLHSNELTGEIPPELARLVRLEWLDIIYNRLTGEIPPELGRLENLKYLDLFHNQLTGEIPSELGQLVKLTHLGIGGNQLSGAIPSALGQLENLEILSLGENELKGGIPPELARLVRLEWLDITNGRLTGAVPPELGQLKNLEILSLGGNAFTGQIPPELGDLENLRNLSLYGTGLRDYLGDIGLSGEIPPELGQLVRLETLDLHRNQLSGAIPEGLGDLENLQELYLYYNNLSGNVPESLGSLARLRKLHLYGNGGISGVLPSSIFQLMLDELRIGGTGLCLWEDDESRDWLQANPTANVDFCRGFLTETKTVLIQAIQTFDASVPLVAGRDALLRVFIASETDTIAPMPRVTARFFHSGVEVFTAEMENADRFIPSLVYVGDIEATSNAPIPGSIIQPGLEMVIELGSTGRLPASGRRPVEVVDMPPFNLTVVPFYWMDNPDMGLVSTVQGLTEESEYFNASKDRLPVNEFNVEIRSPVAVSFDPISSVKTLDRVAMIRTMDGSSDYYMGIVTGGGGLGRRPGAVTVTELNDAFMAHELGHNLNMLHAPCGTRSFLEHDFPYLDGNIGVWGYDHRNNELVPSSMPDFMSYCGPPDWTSDYSFVRMMNRRLILAGEPVFALPQPPSGRSLLVWGGRDEYGELYLEPAFVVDAPPSLPGERGPYRLAAGDADGNTLFNLSFSMEENDCGEGESGGFVFAVPVRPDWFGRLEHLELYGPEGFAVMTRDDGRSTALLLDRYTGELRGVLDDWPEQGASQQAARRTLPEPGLEVIVSTGIPDPADW
- a CDS encoding response regulator → MSARDDPLREVEALRTRNAALNEAILRISASMDFETVLEEVMDSARSLTGARYGAIAIVDEADILQDFFSTGLTDEEHRRLSAWPDWPRLFAHFRDLTGPLRRADLSEYVRKTGYSAEMLPAAFAFQVAPMRHRGAFAGNLFLMGKANGGEFTDEDEEILILIASHAAAAIANARKYRVEQHIRADLESLVETSPVGVVVFEAVTGSTVSLNREAKRIAENLRLPGKPIEAILEVATCRFADGREIALDQFSLVQVLRTSETVRDVEVVITIPDGRSVTVLVSATPVRSEDGAVTSMVVTMQDLASLQELDRTRAEFLSMVSHELRAPLTSIKGSATTVLNASRELDPAEVRQFFRIIDEQADLMDSLIGDLLDVGRTDTGTLSVTPEPSEVTFLVDQARNTFLSAGARHNVLLDLPPNLPSVLADRKRIVQVLNNLLSNAARHSTATAPIRISAERDGVYVAVTVADEGRGIAPELLGRLFRKYGRNEVDSGVSGGLGLAICKGLVEAHGGRIRAESPGVGKGTRFIFTIPVADTGVEDAAAGDVRHVPGQVSEGRQPTTVLIVDDDPQTLHYVRDILADADYSAVVTADHREISRIIEAEKPKLVLLDLMLPGTDGIELMRTIPELATLPVIFISGYGRDETIARALEAGAEDYIVKPFSPTELTARIGAILRRRANPDRFVLGELAIDYDRREVKLAGRPVALTATEYEVLRVLSLCTGRIATYDTLLREIWGRRGLGDTRLVRAIIKRLRRKLGESADDPSYVANVRGVGYRLIRPGDE